One Candidatus Hydrogenedentota bacterium DNA segment encodes these proteins:
- the hemW gene encoding radical SAM family heme chaperone HemW, giving the protein MIGVYIHIPYCRTICPYCDFVKRPTKGVVPDEFIRALCGEIAAYDGPRNADSVFFGGGTPSLIEPRDLETVLAAVRRHFALSDNTEITLEANPDDITGELVRRWTNLGVNRVSLGVQSFNEDALRYLGRRHDADGARRACAIVGRHFVNWNIDLIFGAPPYGAWRATLEETTRMGSTHVSAYGLTYEAGTPFGKRAEEAIDEDLYLEQYAVTLEMLNGFDRYEVSNYAKPGRESVHNLHYWRNEEYAGFGPGAYSFVNGVRARNHAKLEDYLDKPGEKSESLPLSDEEVRVETVIQHLRLREGISRSAYRARFDRELDADFAEPVRALSARDLLADDGETLRPTRRGFELNNEIGLALVSAGVL; this is encoded by the coding sequence ATGATCGGCGTATACATTCATATTCCCTACTGCCGTACCATCTGCCCGTATTGCGACTTCGTGAAGCGGCCGACGAAGGGCGTAGTACCGGACGAATTCATCCGCGCGTTGTGCGGCGAGATCGCCGCATACGATGGCCCTCGAAACGCGGACTCGGTCTTCTTTGGCGGCGGGACGCCGAGTCTCATCGAGCCGCGCGATCTCGAAACGGTCCTCGCGGCGGTGCGCCGCCATTTTGCCTTGAGCGACAATACCGAGATTACGCTTGAAGCAAACCCCGATGACATCACCGGCGAACTCGTCCGACGTTGGACAAATCTCGGGGTGAATCGCGTGAGCCTTGGTGTGCAGAGCTTCAATGAGGACGCGTTACGCTATCTCGGCCGCCGGCACGATGCGGATGGCGCGCGGCGCGCCTGCGCGATCGTCGGCCGGCATTTCGTGAACTGGAACATCGACCTCATTTTCGGCGCGCCGCCTTACGGCGCGTGGCGCGCCACACTCGAAGAAACCACGCGCATGGGTTCCACGCATGTGTCCGCGTACGGCTTGACATACGAAGCAGGCACACCGTTCGGCAAACGTGCCGAAGAGGCCATCGACGAAGATTTGTACCTCGAACAGTACGCAGTGACTTTGGAAATGCTGAACGGGTTTGATCGCTACGAGGTCTCGAACTACGCCAAGCCCGGACGCGAAAGCGTCCACAACCTCCATTACTGGCGTAACGAAGAATACGCCGGATTCGGCCCTGGCGCGTATTCGTTTGTGAACGGCGTCCGCGCGCGCAACCACGCGAAATTGGAGGATTATCTCGATAAGCCGGGCGAGAAGTCGGAATCGTTGCCGCTATCTGACGAGGAGGTTCGCGTCGAAACCGTCATTCAGCACTTGCGTTTGCGCGAGGGGATATCGCGGAGCGCGTACCGCGCACGGTTTGATCGGGAACTCGATGCCGATTTCGCGGAACCGGTTCGCGCGTTGTCAGCGCGGGACCTGTTGGCCGACGATGGTGAGACGTTGCGCCCGACAAGACGCGGGTTTGAGTTGAACAATGAGATTGGGTTGGCGCTGGTGAGTGCGGGAGTTTTGTGA
- a CDS encoding VCBS repeat-containing protein, whose amino-acid sequence MLHGLLILSVIAAAAEEGAPCLTFERTKISAESIYESASAFDVNNDGNIDIFSGEYWWEGPDFAKKHKVCSIQRVDDYYDDFSNYPMDVNGDGYTDIITGGWFGETLAWRENPKGQPVEWTTHEIKKTGNVERPCFYDIDNDGDIEIIPNTKGVWIFKLIRDANGKGTGQFRETLIMEEGAGHGIGYGDLNGDGRPDIILSHGWLEAPEDPYSGKWELHKDFAFGMASCPILAHDVNKDGKMDIVVGIGHDYGLQWWEQKIDGDGARSWEKHDFEPNRSQFHEIQLVDVDNDNELELVTGKRFRAHGWNDPGARDPIGLYYYELNGGNPVRHTLDYGDYNNHAGSGIYLWVEDIDKNGWKDIVAPGKQGLYLFKNMGPVK is encoded by the coding sequence ATGCTTCACGGCCTGCTCATACTGTCTGTGATCGCCGCTGCCGCGGAGGAAGGCGCGCCGTGCCTCACGTTCGAGCGGACGAAGATATCCGCGGAATCGATCTACGAGTCCGCGTCGGCGTTCGACGTGAACAACGACGGCAACATCGACATTTTCTCCGGTGAATACTGGTGGGAAGGGCCGGACTTCGCGAAGAAGCACAAGGTGTGCTCGATCCAGCGTGTGGACGATTATTACGACGACTTCTCGAATTATCCCATGGACGTGAACGGCGACGGCTATACGGACATCATTACCGGCGGCTGGTTTGGCGAGACGCTCGCGTGGCGCGAGAACCCCAAGGGGCAGCCGGTCGAGTGGACGACACACGAAATCAAGAAGACGGGCAACGTCGAGCGTCCCTGCTTCTACGACATCGACAACGACGGCGATATCGAGATCATTCCGAACACCAAGGGCGTGTGGATTTTCAAACTCATCCGCGATGCGAACGGCAAGGGCACGGGCCAATTCCGCGAGACGTTGATCATGGAAGAAGGCGCGGGGCACGGCATCGGCTACGGCGATCTCAACGGCGATGGCCGGCCCGATATCATCCTCAGTCACGGCTGGCTCGAAGCGCCGGAGGATCCCTACTCAGGAAAATGGGAATTACACAAGGACTTCGCATTCGGCATGGCGAGTTGCCCGATCCTCGCGCACGACGTGAACAAAGACGGCAAGATGGACATTGTCGTCGGCATCGGACACGACTACGGCCTGCAATGGTGGGAACAAAAGATCGACGGCGACGGCGCGCGTTCGTGGGAGAAACACGACTTCGAGCCGAACCGCTCGCAGTTCCACGAAATCCAGCTCGTCGACGTCGATAACGACAACGAACTCGAACTCGTCACCGGCAAACGCTTCCGCGCGCATGGCTGGAACGATCCCGGCGCGCGCGATCCCATCGGCCTCTACTACTACGAACTCAACGGCGGCAACCCCGTCCGCCACACGCTCGACTACGGCGATTACAACAACCACGCCGGCAGCGGCATCTATCTCTGGGTAGAAGACATCGACAAAAACGGGTGGAAAGATATCGTCGCACCGGGAAAGCAAGGACTCTACTTGTTCAAAAATATGGGACCGGTGAAGTGA
- a CDS encoding serine/threonine-protein phosphatase, with product MLVLLLDFAIVDRSDRMSRFDYDDEQKHEHVTLLSRAHEYMIAMPTRELICSEVWGSNGNANLDLVLPGLRGVLYSRACGGKKGGDVYYASACAAGVISRMCLADVAGHGEQVAQVGNWLRGAMRSTMGQHEPSKVFHALNKRASVFGLEALTTAVCLSFDMMTGELRFCYAGHPPAFVLPAGATEWAVLHMSDDAAGVRNVPLGVSDAAAFDTGARVINEGDRLFLYSDGILEAPDTAHALFGSDRLLETLNGAARHSAGELARTVEARLAQHTGGADFAHDDVTFVIIEAGPRALDSKLWQLLRNQSRKMVRHLA from the coding sequence GTGCTCGTGCTACTGCTCGACTTCGCAATCGTGGATCGATCGGATCGAATGTCGAGATTCGACTACGATGACGAGCAAAAGCACGAGCACGTGACACTACTGAGCCGCGCCCATGAATACATGATCGCCATGCCCACGCGAGAACTCATCTGCAGCGAAGTCTGGGGCAGCAACGGCAATGCGAACCTTGATCTCGTGTTGCCGGGGCTGCGCGGGGTGCTGTACTCGCGGGCCTGTGGCGGGAAAAAGGGCGGCGACGTGTACTACGCGTCCGCCTGCGCGGCGGGCGTTATCTCGCGCATGTGCCTTGCCGACGTTGCGGGCCACGGGGAACAGGTCGCGCAGGTCGGCAACTGGCTGCGTGGCGCCATGCGGAGCACGATGGGCCAGCACGAGCCCTCGAAAGTTTTTCACGCGCTGAACAAACGCGCGTCCGTCTTCGGACTTGAGGCGCTCACCACGGCCGTCTGCCTCAGCTTCGACATGATGACCGGCGAACTCCGCTTCTGTTACGCGGGCCATCCGCCGGCGTTCGTGCTGCCCGCCGGGGCAACGGAATGGGCCGTGTTGCACATGAGCGACGATGCGGCCGGCGTGCGCAACGTGCCTCTCGGCGTTTCGGACGCCGCGGCTTTCGACACCGGCGCCCGCGTTATCAACGAAGGCGACCGGTTGTTTCTCTACTCCGATGGCATCCTCGAGGCGCCGGACACTGCGCATGCGCTCTTCGGCTCCGATCGATTGCTGGAAACGCTGAATGGCGCCGCGCGCCATTCAGCGGGCGAACTCGCGCGCACAGTCGAAGCGCGGCTCGCACAACATACCGGCGGCGCGGACTTCGCGCACGACGACGTCACCTTCGTCATCATCGAAGCCGGCCCCCGCGCCCTCGATTCTAAGCTCTGGCAGCTCCTGCGAAACCAATCGCGAAAGATGGTTCGACATCTGGCCTGA
- a CDS encoding alpha/beta fold hydrolase, with product METFVLIHGSWHGGWCWHKVVPRIEAAGHRVLAPDMPAHGKDWRKPGGVTLDNYVARVGEALDTITGPAVLVAHSRGGIVASQAAERYPDRIGALVYLAAFLLPDGARVMEYGGSDKDSMIVPNLVVNPEEGWDMLKREAFRPALYADCCDDDVALCEMLLTPEPLQPTLTPLRLTAERYGTVPRYYIELLQDRAVSVTLQRRMHTAMPCKRVVSIDAGHSAYFSKPDILTEHLLAVASELREVRDEFAPIVAACD from the coding sequence ATGGAAACGTTTGTACTCATTCATGGAAGCTGGCATGGGGGGTGGTGCTGGCACAAGGTCGTTCCGCGTATAGAAGCCGCCGGACACCGGGTGCTTGCTCCGGACATGCCCGCGCACGGCAAGGACTGGCGCAAACCCGGTGGCGTAACGCTGGACAATTACGTGGCCCGAGTCGGCGAGGCGCTGGACACGATCACCGGACCAGCGGTGCTGGTGGCGCACAGCCGCGGAGGGATCGTCGCATCCCAAGCCGCGGAGCGTTATCCGGACCGCATCGGCGCGCTGGTCTATCTCGCAGCGTTTCTGTTGCCGGATGGGGCGCGCGTGATGGAGTATGGCGGGTCGGACAAGGACTCGATGATTGTCCCGAATTTGGTCGTCAACCCGGAGGAAGGCTGGGACATGCTGAAGCGCGAAGCGTTTCGCCCGGCGCTGTATGCCGATTGCTGCGACGATGACGTGGCGCTGTGCGAAATGCTCCTGACGCCGGAACCACTGCAGCCGACGCTTACGCCGCTGCGCCTGACCGCGGAGCGGTACGGGACCGTGCCGCGCTACTACATCGAGTTGCTCCAGGACCGCGCAGTGTCCGTGACGCTGCAGCGGAGGATGCACACTGCGATGCCGTGTAAGCGCGTCGTGTCGATTGATGCGGGGCATTCAGCCTATTTCTCCAAACCCGATATACTGACGGAACATCTGTTGGCGGTCGCATCGGAACTTCGGGAGGTGCGTGATGAATTCGCCCCGATCGTCGCGGCGTGCGATTGA
- a CDS encoding methylated-DNA--[protein]-cysteine S-methyltransferase: MNSPRSSRRAIETPPDPAVWQGILERDRRLDGLVYYGVTSTRIFCRPTCPSRRPRPDRVVIFTNTDSAKAAGFRPCKRCKPEAATSRDVAQKIVAAACAVLDGGGDTRVSIRAVASSAGVSERRLRELFDEVLGVSPARFADALRFARLRAALHREGDVTTAIYAAGFEAPSRVYETASRRLGMSPARYLRGAQHQRLSYTTVRCPLGYILVAATAKGLCHVSLGNDAQTLERDLLTEFPKAVVTRADAAVRDWAKALASYVEGRTAWPLLPVDVRGTAFQAKVWDVLRSIPEGETVTYARIADLLGVPKAARAVARACATNRVALAIPCHRVVPAVGGVGGYRWGTRRKAELLKREQRG; encoded by the coding sequence ATGAATTCGCCCCGATCGTCGCGGCGTGCGATTGAGACGCCGCCGGATCCGGCGGTCTGGCAGGGCATACTCGAGCGAGACCGGCGGCTCGACGGCTTGGTGTATTACGGCGTGACGTCGACGCGCATTTTCTGCCGGCCCACGTGCCCGAGCCGCAGGCCGCGACCTGACCGTGTCGTGATTTTCACGAATACGGATTCGGCGAAGGCTGCGGGCTTTCGGCCGTGCAAACGGTGCAAACCGGAGGCCGCGACATCGCGCGATGTGGCGCAGAAGATCGTCGCGGCGGCGTGTGCGGTACTCGACGGCGGCGGCGACACGCGTGTCAGCATTCGCGCGGTCGCGTCAAGCGCGGGTGTAAGCGAACGGCGGCTCCGCGAATTGTTCGACGAGGTGCTCGGCGTATCACCGGCGCGGTTCGCGGACGCCCTGCGCTTTGCCCGTCTGCGGGCCGCATTGCACCGCGAGGGGGACGTAACAACGGCGATCTATGCCGCCGGGTTCGAAGCGCCGAGCCGCGTGTACGAGACGGCGTCGCGTCGCCTCGGCATGTCTCCCGCGCGTTACCTGCGCGGCGCGCAACACCAGCGGCTCAGCTACACGACAGTGCGATGCCCACTGGGATACATCCTCGTCGCGGCCACCGCGAAGGGGCTTTGTCACGTCAGCCTGGGTAACGACGCGCAAACCTTGGAGCGCGACCTGCTGACCGAATTCCCCAAGGCCGTTGTGACGCGCGCGGACGCCGCCGTACGCGACTGGGCCAAGGCCCTCGCGTCATACGTGGAAGGCCGCACGGCATGGCCCCTGCTGCCGGTCGACGTGCGCGGTACAGCATTTCAGGCCAAGGTGTGGGACGTGCTGCGCAGCATTCCCGAAGGCGAGACCGTGACCTACGCGCGCATCGCCGATTTGCTCGGCGTTCCGAAAGCGGCACGCGCCGTAGCGCGCGCCTGCGCGACAAATCGCGTCGCCCTCGCAATTCCGTGCCACCGCGTCGTCCCCGCCGTGGGCGGTGTCGGGGGGTACCGATGGGGTACGCGGCGAAAGGCTGAACTGCTCAAACGCGAACAGCGCGGATAG
- a CDS encoding DUF1501 domain-containing protein: MDPRLERVIQSRREFLATSASGLGGLALASLLAQEGYLAHAAEPPQIANPLAPKSPHFAPKAKACIFLFQAGAPSQLELWDPKPKLNELDGQPMPESMTKDVRFAFIQKDTAVLKGTERTFKKYGDCGIDLSDLLPHLGTVADDICWIRSMHTDAFNHHPGQLMMNTGVMTFGRPVMGAWINYGLGSESDNLPGYCVLTAGRGTSGGASNWSSGFLPSTFQGVLLRNQGDPILNLSNPGNLPHDCQRLGLDTIRDLNQMHYETINDPEILSRIASYELAGRMQAEAPDLIDISDESPATLESYGVNRREPEEWKKYRSGGPDEFQTYAFNCLLARRMVERGVRFISIYHETWDHHEGISERLPFNCMMCDQPIAALIRDLKQRGLFESTLVVWASEFGRTPLGENRAGFRKPNTGRDHHPFAFTIWCAGGGIKGGQVIGETDEIGWNITKDPIHINDLHATLLHLFGLNHLELTYRYQGRDFRLTDVAGKVVDRMLA; encoded by the coding sequence ATGGATCCGCGTTTGGAGAGAGTAATCCAGTCCCGCCGGGAGTTTTTGGCCACGTCGGCGAGCGGGTTGGGCGGGTTGGCGTTGGCGTCGTTGTTGGCGCAGGAGGGGTATCTCGCACACGCGGCGGAGCCGCCGCAAATCGCGAACCCCCTCGCACCGAAATCGCCGCATTTCGCGCCGAAGGCGAAGGCCTGCATTTTCCTGTTCCAGGCCGGCGCGCCGAGCCAACTTGAATTGTGGGACCCGAAACCGAAGCTAAACGAACTTGATGGCCAGCCGATGCCGGAATCCATGACGAAGGACGTCCGCTTCGCGTTCATTCAAAAAGACACCGCGGTGCTGAAAGGCACTGAGCGCACCTTCAAGAAGTATGGCGATTGCGGGATCGATCTGAGCGATCTTCTGCCGCACCTCGGCACGGTGGCGGACGATATCTGCTGGATTCGGTCGATGCACACGGACGCGTTCAACCATCACCCCGGCCAGTTGATGATGAACACGGGTGTGATGACGTTCGGCCGCCCGGTGATGGGGGCGTGGATCAACTACGGCCTTGGTTCGGAGAGCGACAACCTGCCGGGCTACTGCGTGCTCACGGCAGGACGCGGCACGAGCGGCGGCGCGTCGAACTGGTCGAGCGGGTTCCTGCCGTCGACGTTTCAGGGCGTGCTGTTGCGCAACCAGGGCGATCCGATTCTCAACCTCAGCAACCCTGGCAACCTGCCGCACGACTGCCAGCGGCTCGGGCTCGATACGATCCGCGATCTCAACCAGATGCACTACGAGACGATCAACGATCCCGAGATTCTGTCGCGCATCGCGTCGTACGAACTCGCGGGGCGCATGCAGGCCGAAGCGCCGGACCTCATCGACATTTCCGACGAGTCCCCCGCGACGCTCGAGTCCTACGGCGTCAACCGGCGCGAGCCGGAAGAATGGAAGAAATACCGCAGCGGCGGGCCGGACGAGTTCCAGACCTACGCGTTCAATTGCCTGCTGGCGCGGCGCATGGTCGAGCGCGGGGTGCGATTCATCAGCATCTACCACGAGACCTGGGACCATCACGAAGGCATCAGCGAGCGCCTGCCGTTCAACTGCATGATGTGCGACCAGCCTATCGCCGCGTTGATAAGAGACCTCAAACAGCGCGGGCTGTTCGAATCCACGCTGGTCGTGTGGGCGTCCGAATTCGGGCGCACGCCCCTCGGCGAAAACCGCGCAGGGTTCCGCAAACCGAACACGGGCCGCGATCACCATCCTTTTGCGTTCACCATCTGGTGCGCCGGCGGCGGTATCAAGGGCGGCCAAGTCATCGGCGAGACGGACGAGATCGGCTGGAACATTACAAAGGACCCGATCCACATCAACGATCTTCACGCGACTTTGCTGCACCTATTCGGACTGAACCATCTGGAACTCACCTATCGCTATCAGGGCCGGGATTTCCGTTTGACGGACGTTGCCGGCAAGGTCGTGGATAGGATGTTGGCGTAG
- a CDS encoding carboxypeptidase regulatory-like domain-containing protein: MCRIVAIVIAHFAAIGALSADQAFVVDIPTTIRFVNVHTNNPVPHLRFRWMEGRPSLPEYVTDAERAKWKAAVTDQNGEYRMLYSGEELMSVESLESGLVTEQNPPHLCWFPSRAGKTTFTVRVGPPCSLSGRVFDTETESGIAGVVITLDEISGDCEYDAVTDANGQYQFKRLLPGRYYVKRSATDGFDDAPKFRGLHFLEAKIGFKIADADFPLARTSNGSISSHQRTRLESLAPPTPSVSPRTVRGRLFDSDGEPVEKARVFFLANRPAVVTDAGGRFTINELPAGTYPLEIRHGNHAFRGYRLETGARRVALVLKDPEPLALTPQRVPTMDGGARYPFSVFVVDARTQIPIQHYVCGSTPLSDWFTRQDLFGGGHNVFTADGMHTVSNAVWYSPYRVSVAARGYATSSQVHTISLEPQRFSGPNLFFKMYQEAVVNGRVLAPDGSAVSGARIVADARPGPEWFPPFRSQRSIAVTSPDGTFAVNDLPLIPVTLTAFDDQWGRSTMQVTPVSGAATNVEFRFIPTGLLDIDVLCGDATQSDARVYLTFDDKRAQTETGGEYKTDLTGSVYLPHVIPSQGIARVVLRPPNAPFERVRAFPLIVSENEFANLLCVFAPGCAALIIRIDCPDDELLNANLSLRYPKTGDALMTDSQKGGEVILNNLPAGRATATFTIRTSSGLYIRTLPLNLKAGSLGQAVVSLPGYALRGQKD, translated from the coding sequence GTGTGTCGTATCGTGGCGATTGTGATTGCCCATTTCGCGGCGATTGGCGCCCTCAGCGCCGATCAAGCGTTTGTTGTCGACATACCGACAACAATTCGGTTCGTCAATGTACATACGAACAATCCAGTTCCACATCTCCGTTTCCGCTGGATGGAAGGCCGTCCGAGCTTGCCGGAGTATGTGACCGACGCCGAGCGCGCGAAGTGGAAAGCGGCGGTAACCGATCAAAACGGTGAGTACCGCATGTTGTATTCGGGTGAGGAATTGATGTCGGTCGAATCGCTCGAATCCGGCCTCGTCACGGAGCAAAATCCGCCACACCTGTGCTGGTTCCCATCGCGTGCAGGAAAGACTACGTTCACTGTGCGCGTCGGCCCGCCATGCTCGCTTTCCGGACGTGTGTTTGATACGGAAACCGAGTCAGGCATTGCCGGTGTCGTCATTACGCTCGACGAGATTTCAGGTGACTGTGAGTACGATGCCGTGACGGATGCCAACGGACAGTACCAGTTCAAACGACTGCTGCCCGGGCGTTATTACGTCAAGCGTTCTGCGACGGACGGTTTTGACGATGCCCCCAAGTTCCGTGGGTTACACTTTCTGGAGGCGAAGATCGGGTTCAAGATTGCGGACGCCGATTTTCCGCTCGCCCGCACATCGAATGGTTCCATAAGTTCTCATCAGAGAACACGTCTCGAATCCCTCGCTCCACCCACGCCCTCTGTAAGTCCACGAACAGTTCGCGGCAGGCTCTTTGACTCCGACGGCGAACCAGTTGAAAAAGCCAGAGTGTTTTTCCTGGCTAATAGGCCTGCAGTAGTGACAGATGCAGGAGGGCGGTTCACGATTAATGAACTACCTGCCGGAACGTATCCCCTCGAAATCCGTCACGGCAATCACGCTTTTAGAGGCTACCGGCTGGAAACAGGCGCTCGGCGCGTCGCACTCGTTCTTAAGGACCCGGAGCCGCTCGCGCTCACACCTCAGCGAGTTCCGACGATGGACGGCGGCGCGCGCTACCCATTTTCGGTGTTCGTTGTTGACGCCAGAACCCAAATACCGATCCAACATTATGTCTGCGGATCGACGCCACTTTCAGATTGGTTCACTAGGCAAGATCTTTTTGGTGGAGGTCATAATGTGTTTACGGCGGACGGTATGCACACGGTCAGTAACGCCGTCTGGTATTCGCCGTATCGGGTAAGCGTCGCTGCCAGGGGTTACGCAACAAGCAGTCAAGTTCACACGATTAGTCTGGAGCCACAACGTTTCAGCGGGCCAAACTTGTTCTTCAAAATGTACCAGGAAGCCGTCGTGAACGGACGTGTTCTTGCACCGGACGGCAGTGCGGTCTCCGGCGCGCGAATCGTCGCAGACGCACGCCCCGGTCCGGAGTGGTTCCCACCGTTCAGATCGCAACGTTCCATCGCAGTCACCAGCCCGGACGGCACATTCGCCGTCAACGACTTGCCCTTGATACCAGTCACGCTGACCGCCTTCGACGATCAATGGGGTCGCTCGACCATGCAGGTTACTCCGGTGTCCGGTGCCGCGACAAACGTGGAATTCCGCTTCATCCCAACCGGTTTGCTGGACATCGACGTCCTGTGCGGCGATGCCACGCAGTCCGACGCGAGGGTGTATCTTACGTTCGACGACAAACGTGCACAGACCGAGACCGGCGGGGAATACAAAACCGACCTCACGGGCAGTGTCTATCTGCCGCACGTAATTCCGTCCCAAGGCATAGCCCGAGTAGTCTTAAGACCCCCCAACGCCCCGTTCGAGCGCGTTCGCGCGTTTCCCCTTATCGTCTCCGAGAACGAATTCGCGAACCTGCTCTGCGTGTTCGCGCCGGGGTGCGCTGCGCTTATCATCCGGATAGACTGTCCGGACGACGAGCTTCTCAATGCAAACCTATCGTTGCGCTATCCCAAAACAGGGGACGCCCTTATGACCGATTCCCAGAAGGGCGGCGAGGTAATCTTGAACAATTTGCCCGCCGGGCGCGCTACCGCAACGTTCACCATACGAACGAGTTCGGGACTGTACATCCGAACACTTCCGCTAAACCTCAAAGCCGGCTCCCTCGGGCAGGCCGTAGTGTCACTGCCCGGGTACGCCTTGCGCGGGCAAAAGGATTGA
- a CDS encoding helix-turn-helix transcriptional regulator: MNPSKELIGASTNLLVLSVLARDPSYGYQIIKKINAEADGLFTWQEGTIYPILHKLEQEGKVRAQWQDADTGRRRKYYYITATGRTALESGTKEWSTLHGMLLKLGEVENG, translated from the coding sequence ATGAACCCGTCCAAAGAACTCATCGGCGCGTCCACCAACCTCCTCGTGCTGTCCGTCCTCGCGCGCGACCCCAGTTACGGCTATCAGATCATCAAGAAGATCAACGCCGAAGCCGACGGCCTGTTCACGTGGCAGGAGGGGACGATCTATCCCATCCTGCATAAGCTGGAACAGGAGGGGAAGGTGCGCGCGCAGTGGCAGGACGCGGACACGGGCCGCCGCCGCAAGTACTACTACATCACCGCCACGGGGCGTACCGCCCTAGAGTCGGGGACGAAGGAGTGGTCGACCCTCCACGGGATGCTGCTGAAATTGGGGGAAGTAGAAAATGGATAA